CGAACAATATGCTTAACAAAAATCAGAAACAACTAAAAAACATTTCGAAGAGTCATGGAACTATTAAAAAGCAGAAAAGAGAAGCAGAagtgtgttaaaaaaaagagaagcagAAGTATCTAATTTAACTACGATAAAGGAATTAATACTAATTGGAGTATATGCTAACCTCGCTGGCCGAGATGTAGCCGTTTTGGTCTTTGTCAAACACTTTGAATGCTTCTTTCAGCTCCTCATCTGCATCAGTTTCCTATAAAATAAAGTCAattaacaaagacaaaaacctaatataaaatcaattgaTATAGTTTCGTATAAGTAATGTAAACCTGGATTTTGTTGGCCATGAGGTTGAGGAACTCAGAGAACTCGATGGTGCCGTTACCATCAGCGTCGATCTCATTGATCATATCTTGAAGTTCTTGTTCGGTCGGATTCTGATCCAACGAGCGGATCACAGTGGCAAGTTCATCAGCAGTGATGCAACCATCTCCATCCTTGTCGAACAGACAAAACGCTTCTTTGAACTCCATGATCTGTTCTTGCGTCagttcttgttgttgttttgtCTCGGCCATCCAAGTAAAACTGTTTAGAGGAGAAAAAAAGTAGAGCTTTGAAGTGCTTTAACTCTCATTCTCTGTCTTCGTATATGTAGAAGTCTTTGCTTTGGACTCATtcactttttctatttttttattttaactttttaaaaattcattcccaaataattatttggaatttttattcaggtcaatattatttttctaaataggATTTTAATATGAACGCGTCGGGTGGGAAGGTTTACTATAGTGAATTGTTTGAGCTCGTTTAAAAACTCTTTTTAGCTTGAAAAATAgcacatatatcaatatattataCTAATATGTTTAGTTTCTTCTCCTAAACTATTTGACTAAATTAAAGATCAGCATCACGTCATTTTTCTCAAGTTATAATAGTAGACACGTCTTATAGTTTCTAGAAACAATGTGTTCACTAGTATTTAATTTCCTCTCAGATTAATAACCATATATACTATCAATATAGtctacaaaatttattataatgaacatagccttgttATAAGTTATCACATGAGTTGGAGATACCATATAAACCTGGTGTTCCAAAAGATATcgatgcatatatatatagttttctttttttgtttgtcgaatataattacataatgataaaaaaatgtaGCTGAATGAGTGAATTATGTAATTCGCAACGATAAGTGGGATGTACATGAAATGATGATACTAGTAtgtttttgaccaaaaaatccTACTAGTATGATTTTATTAAAGCTCAAGCCCAAGCCAATCAAGTTCAGCCCAAAGCCCATGCAACTAGGGTTCTCAACATGTTGGtttcatataaatatagttGTAGTAGCTTTGTGTAACAATAACCTTGGCTGCTACAAGCAGCTTCTCCGATCTTATTTTGAGTGAAATACAATCGTGTCTTTTTAGCTCTTGCAGACAAACTTAAAGCTTCTCCCTTTGTTGTTATTTACATTTCAATAAGGCTTTAACAAGCCATTCTCTTTATGTCCTAATAAAGCTCTTTGAGCATTGTCTACAAATGTCATCAGATTTATGTGTATGTATAAATGCGTGTTGGTTTAGACAGCTGTAAGAATAGATGGCGAGGAGACAAAGCGCATTGAAGTTGTAGACCACGCACTTGCCTTACGGGAAAGCGTGTCGAtctcttttatttcctcgttatttaACACATTCTTGTAAAAAAGAGGCTCcttaaacaaaacagaaaaactCTCCGGCTAAAATCAGATCACTGCCGACTCGCTGACCTTTTCACATCGTAGATTCATCGTACAGTATAAATCAAGAGTATTTATAATAGTGTTGCTAGATACTTTCACTTAAGAGTGTTTATATAGTTCTcataaacaaaaacatagaGAGTCGTTGGATTAATTTTTCTAGTAAGTTAAATTTTCAAACTTATTTGTAGCAAGTAAAATCTTTAGTGTATTCGTCGTTTCTCTTCTTAAACGTGATTATGGTACGATAGAATATAGTATGGTAGAAGTTCCTAactaatttgtatatatatacctggTATATATTAAAGTTGAATTGAAAACTAATTCTCTAGTGTTGGCGAAAAAAACTAATTCTCTAGtacaaaatatatactaatattttattagacATGTAATAAAACAtgatatagaaaatataattttatcataaatatgtTTAGAAAGAAATATGTCTGTATGAAATTTATTTGATCTATGATATGTTTAAATTGTTGAGATATGCTTGAAGCTGAAAGTGTTGCTAGGGATGTCAATTCCGGCTGTCCGGTCCGGCCCAAACTCGCTAAATCCATAAATATTTGAGCTTAGTCCGGTCCGGTCCAGAAATATTTTGGGCTTAGAATTCAAAGTCTGACTCGGTATTTATAGGGCTATATGATTTTTCGGagtttttttggatttttcgaAAAATAGTTTGTCATTGTTATTTCTACCGTTTTAATACATatgaactttataaaaaaatttagttttcacTT
Above is a window of Raphanus sativus cultivar WK10039 unplaced genomic scaffold, ASM80110v3 Scaffold1876, whole genome shotgun sequence DNA encoding:
- the LOC130504904 gene encoding calmodulin-like protein 11, translated to MAETKQQQELTQEQIMEFKEAFCLFDKDGDGCITADELATVIRSLDQNPTEQELQDMINEIDADGNGTIEFSEFLNLMANKIQETDADEELKEAFKVFDKDQNGYISASELRHVMINLGEKLTDEEVAQMIKEADLDGDGQVNYDEFVRMMMTSG